Proteins from a single region of Pseudopedobacter saltans DSM 12145:
- a CDS encoding zinc dependent phospholipase C family protein, producing the protein MKHTSIKVFALLSCIIFLCSWGFYAHKRIARLAVFTLPSELIGFYKSNINQITENAVNPDKRRYVDSLEASRHYLDADHFGLAPFDSIPKLWKDAVAKYSEDTLKAYGTVPWEIERTYYKLVKAFEQKDSSDIIRVSADLSHYIADAHVPLHTTENYNGQLTGQLGIHSFWESRLPELYADSYDYFVGKAYYLNSPIGEAWKIVKNTFSLVDSTLNIEKRVTKSFPSDRKYNYSERNGKVIKQYSEEYSKAYHEALKGMVEEQMKKAILTTGCFWYSAWVDAGQPDLKGISRKDIDTKQLEETETEHQFYLEGKAKGRMDY; encoded by the coding sequence ATGAAGCATACTTCTATAAAAGTTTTTGCATTGCTCTCCTGCATTATCTTTTTATGCTCTTGGGGCTTTTACGCTCACAAAAGAATAGCCAGACTTGCTGTATTCACATTACCTTCCGAACTTATTGGATTTTATAAGAGCAATATCAACCAAATCACTGAAAACGCGGTGAATCCCGACAAGAGAAGGTACGTCGATTCTTTGGAAGCAAGCCGACATTATCTGGACGCGGACCATTTTGGCTTGGCTCCTTTCGACAGTATACCAAAACTATGGAAAGATGCAGTAGCAAAATATTCTGAAGACACGTTAAAAGCATATGGAACTGTCCCCTGGGAAATTGAACGAACTTATTATAAACTGGTAAAAGCTTTTGAGCAGAAAGATTCATCGGACATTATCAGAGTATCTGCTGATTTATCGCATTACATAGCAGATGCCCATGTACCATTACACACTACAGAAAATTACAACGGGCAACTCACGGGTCAGCTTGGAATCCATTCCTTCTGGGAAAGTCGCCTACCGGAACTATATGCTGATTCCTATGATTATTTTGTTGGGAAAGCTTATTATTTAAATAGTCCGATTGGTGAAGCCTGGAAAATTGTAAAAAACACTTTCTCTCTGGTCGATTCTACCCTCAATATCGAAAAAAGAGTAACCAAAAGCTTTCCTTCTGACAGAAAGTACAATTACAGTGAAAGAAACGGGAAGGTAATAAAGCAATATTCCGAAGAGTACTCGAAGGCTTATCATGAGGCTTTAAAAGGGATGGTGGAAGAACAAATGAAAAAAGCAATTCTGACCACCGGGTGTTTTTGGTATTCAGCATGGGTAGATGCCGGACAGCCTGATTTAAAAGGAATCTCCAGAAAAGATATTGATACCAAACAACTCGAGGAGACAGAAACAGAACATCAGTTCTATCTCGAAGGAAAAGCAAAGGGGAGAATGGACTATTAA
- the rpsT gene encoding 30S ribosomal protein S20 — translation MANHKSALKRIRSNAAKRLRNRYQAKTTRTFIKRLRSAASKEEAVALLPKVTSMLDRLAKNNVIHKNKAANNKSKLTKLVNSL, via the coding sequence ATGGCAAATCATAAATCAGCATTAAAAAGAATTAGATCAAACGCAGCTAAACGCTTACGTAACAGATATCAAGCGAAAACAACTAGAACTTTTATCAAAAGATTACGTAGTGCAGCGTCAAAAGAAGAAGCGGTAGCTTTATTACCAAAAGTTACTTCTATGTTAGACCGTTTAGCAAAAAACAACGTAATACATAAAAATAAAGCAGCTAACAACAAGTCTAAATTGACTAAGTTAGTTAACTCTTTATAA
- a CDS encoding Mpo1-like protein → MKQKVEEQRNVDKMLSDYGTYHFNQANFIIQVIFLPLLIFSLMGLITATPFPYLAFLGKYNMFINWFSIVLALAIYYYLKQSPLLSYIMLFTFGALYFFIVQLEYVEQAGGIKLWEISLLIFVVSLLFLLLGNQNEEHKLPLSQFWKKIIIGPIWLWSLVLKRFNLKY, encoded by the coding sequence ATGAAGCAGAAAGTAGAAGAACAAAGGAATGTAGATAAAATGTTATCAGATTATGGAACTTACCATTTTAATCAAGCTAATTTTATTATTCAGGTAATTTTTCTGCCATTGCTTATTTTTAGTTTAATGGGCTTAATTACGGCTACTCCGTTCCCATATTTAGCTTTTTTGGGTAAATACAATATGTTTATAAATTGGTTTTCAATTGTATTAGCACTGGCTATCTATTATTACTTAAAACAATCTCCTTTACTGTCCTATATTATGCTTTTTACATTTGGTGCGCTATACTTTTTTATAGTTCAATTGGAATATGTGGAGCAGGCTGGGGGGATTAAATTATGGGAAATAAGTTTGCTTATTTTTGTGGTTTCTTTGCTCTTCTTATTATTAGGAAATCAAAATGAAGAACATAAATTGCCGTTATCCCAATTTTGGAAAAAAATTATTATAGGACCTATCTGGTTATGGAGCCTGGTTCTTAAGCGTTTCAATTTGAAATATTAG
- a CDS encoding DUF4397 domain-containing protein: MKKALSKVAGFFVLAVLLFTSCSENSEVGTIGRAQVAVFNLVPQKDSFNLYLDTNKVTNALAYAGYHAYDTVAAGRRNAKLFSNVKDSVVLSKDLYLNPYRDYSFFLVPSDSTNTGLSYVATVDYLSEPNVKTNAKIRFIHLSPDEKGIDFYTKLGEAEEKKTFSNAVYQSASPFQEIKAGAYNFRLTPYNVTDQVVVSASNVVLEAKKVYTVFISGLKAETGNYSQQLTVVQNR; this comes from the coding sequence ATGAAAAAGGCATTAAGTAAAGTTGCTGGATTTTTTGTGTTAGCAGTGCTGTTGTTTACTTCTTGTTCGGAAAATTCTGAGGTTGGTACTATAGGCAGAGCCCAGGTTGCCGTGTTTAATTTAGTTCCCCAGAAAGACTCTTTTAACTTATATTTAGATACCAATAAGGTAACCAACGCATTGGCTTATGCAGGATATCATGCGTATGATACGGTTGCAGCTGGAAGAAGAAATGCCAAATTGTTTTCGAATGTAAAAGATTCTGTTGTTTTGTCTAAAGATTTATACCTGAACCCTTATCGGGATTATTCTTTCTTTTTGGTTCCCTCTGATTCTACAAATACCGGATTATCTTATGTGGCTACAGTAGATTATCTAAGTGAACCCAATGTAAAGACAAATGCAAAAATCCGTTTTATTCATCTCTCTCCGGATGAAAAAGGGATAGATTTTTATACCAAATTAGGTGAGGCGGAAGAGAAGAAGACTTTTTCCAATGCTGTATATCAGTCTGCCTCTCCGTTTCAAGAGATTAAAGCAGGTGCCTATAATTTTAGGTTGACTCCTTATAATGTAACGGATCAGGTGGTAGTATCAGCTTCAAATGTGGTTTTGGAAGCAAAGAAAGTGTACACTGTTTTTATCTCTGGACTAAAAGCAGAAACAGGGAACTATTCTCAACAACTGACAGTTGTCCAAAACAGATAA
- the radC gene encoding RadC family protein, with protein MNPHYKPHIPITTWAEEDRPREKLLLHGRRTLSDSELIAILIGSGSKNESAVDLSKRILNHYQNNLDALGRLSVQELSKFKGIGEAKAISIIAALELGRRRKDAENEQLHSKITSSFDVYKLLSSHFFDLLHEEFWIVLLNRTNRVLSKVLISKGGQSATVSDPKIIFKSALEHNASSIVLAHNHPSGNLKPSSADLQLTKKMVEGGKILDIGVLDHLIFAERKYFSFADEGLM; from the coding sequence ATGAATCCACATTATAAACCACATATTCCTATTACCACCTGGGCCGAAGAAGACAGGCCCCGAGAGAAACTGCTCCTACATGGCAGACGAACTCTGTCCGACTCTGAACTGATAGCGATTCTGATCGGTTCGGGAAGTAAAAACGAGTCGGCGGTAGATCTCAGTAAAAGAATTCTCAATCACTATCAGAATAATTTAGATGCGTTGGGCCGACTTTCGGTACAGGAGCTTTCTAAATTTAAAGGTATTGGAGAAGCTAAGGCAATTTCCATTATTGCCGCTTTGGAATTAGGGCGTAGGAGGAAAGATGCAGAAAACGAGCAGCTGCATAGTAAAATAACTTCCTCTTTTGATGTTTATAAATTGTTGTCTTCGCATTTTTTCGATTTATTACATGAGGAGTTCTGGATTGTCCTATTAAACAGGACCAATAGAGTCCTTTCGAAAGTGTTAATTTCAAAAGGCGGCCAATCAGCTACGGTATCTGATCCTAAGATTATTTTTAAATCTGCTTTGGAGCACAATGCTTCTTCAATTGTGCTCGCGCATAATCATCCTTCTGGAAATTTGAAGCCGAGTTCCGCGGATTTGCAATTGACCAAGAAAATGGTTGAAGGTGGAAAAATACTGGATATCGGTGTATTGGATCACTTGATTTTTGCAGAGAGAAAATATTTTAGTTTTGCGGATGAAGGTTTGATGTAG
- a CDS encoding DedA family protein, with amino-acid sequence MELITSLIDFILHIDKHLSEIIRDYQVWTYLILFLIIFAETGFVVTPFLPGDSLLFAAGALIGAGDTGLSIYLLALLLFIAAVLGDTVNYEIGKYYGAKAFSGKIKFLKKEYLTKTQDFFAKHGGKTIIYARFVPIVRTFAPFVAGIGEMTYKKFISFNVVGGFVWVGIFLFLGYFFGNMAFIQKNFSLVILVIIFISLLPAVIEIVRGKNKTA; translated from the coding sequence GTGGAACTTATCACTTCATTAATTGATTTTATCCTTCACATAGACAAACATTTAAGCGAAATTATTAGAGACTATCAGGTTTGGACTTATTTAATTCTTTTTCTTATCATTTTTGCCGAAACAGGTTTTGTAGTAACGCCTTTTCTACCCGGAGATTCTTTATTATTTGCTGCAGGAGCGTTAATTGGAGCGGGGGATACAGGTTTAAGTATCTATTTATTGGCCTTGCTGTTATTTATAGCTGCTGTGCTGGGAGATACGGTGAATTATGAAATTGGCAAGTACTATGGTGCCAAAGCTTTTAGTGGCAAGATTAAGTTTCTAAAAAAAGAATATCTCACAAAAACTCAGGACTTTTTTGCCAAGCATGGAGGAAAGACCATTATTTATGCAAGGTTTGTTCCCATTGTAAGAACGTTCGCTCCCTTTGTAGCGGGTATTGGAGAAATGACTTATAAAAAATTTATTTCTTTTAATGTTGTGGGTGGATTTGTTTGGGTTGGAATTTTTCTTTTTCTAGGATACTTCTTCGGAAATATGGCGTTTATTCAGAAAAACTTCAGTCTCGTTATTCTTGTAATCATCTTTATTTCTTTATTACCTGCGGTTATAGAAATCGTAAGAGGTAAGAATAAAACTGCTTAG
- the rny gene encoding ribonuclease Y, whose amino-acid sequence MEFFIYLAIAIIAFGGGVLAGRYLLRQLLKQQEIAAQTKVKKILKDAEVNAELLKKNKLLEAKEKFLQLKADHEQEVNQRNQVVAQKENTLKQKEQSLNQKLENQNRKEQELDNQRKKLDHQLEIVEKKQEEVEALKAQHIKELENVAGLSAEEAKSQLEANLKEEARTNAMVHIKDIVDEAKLTAAKEAKKVVIQTIQRTATESAIENTVSIFNIENDEIKGRIIGREGRNIRALEAATGIEIIVDDTPEAIILSGFDPVRREIARLALHRLVTDGRIHPARIEEVVAKTQKQIEEEIVEIGERTVIDLGIHGLHPELIRMVGRMRYRSSYGQNLLQHSREVANFCATMASELGLNAKLAKRAGLLHDIGKVPDDNPELPHAILGMQLAEKYKEHPDVCNAIGAHHDEIEMTSLISPIVQACDAISGARPGARREVVESYIRRLKELESLAMSYPGVEKTFAIQAGRELRVVVESEKISDAQSEILAADISNRIQTEMTYPGQIKVTVIRETRSVAYAK is encoded by the coding sequence ATGGAATTTTTTATTTATCTCGCTATAGCCATTATTGCCTTCGGAGGAGGAGTTTTAGCTGGAAGATATTTGCTGAGACAGCTACTTAAACAGCAGGAAATTGCTGCCCAAACCAAAGTTAAAAAGATATTAAAAGACGCGGAAGTTAATGCTGAACTATTAAAGAAGAATAAACTTCTAGAAGCAAAGGAGAAATTTTTGCAGTTGAAAGCTGATCACGAACAGGAGGTTAACCAGCGTAACCAGGTTGTGGCACAGAAAGAAAATACTTTGAAACAAAAAGAACAATCTTTAAATCAAAAGCTGGAAAATCAAAACAGAAAAGAGCAGGAATTAGATAATCAGCGAAAAAAATTAGACCATCAACTTGAGATTGTTGAAAAGAAGCAAGAGGAGGTAGAGGCGCTTAAGGCTCAACATATCAAAGAATTGGAAAATGTAGCGGGGTTATCTGCTGAAGAAGCCAAATCTCAACTGGAAGCCAATTTGAAAGAGGAAGCCAGAACAAATGCTATGGTACATATTAAAGATATCGTAGACGAGGCTAAACTTACCGCTGCAAAAGAGGCTAAAAAAGTTGTAATACAGACTATCCAGAGAACTGCAACTGAATCGGCTATCGAAAATACTGTGTCAATCTTTAATATCGAAAATGATGAAATTAAAGGTCGTATTATTGGTAGAGAAGGTAGAAACATCAGAGCTTTAGAAGCGGCCACAGGAATTGAAATTATTGTTGATGACACACCTGAAGCTATTATTCTTTCTGGTTTTGATCCTGTGAGACGCGAAATTGCCCGTTTGGCATTGCACCGTTTGGTAACGGACGGTCGTATACATCCTGCGAGAATAGAGGAAGTTGTTGCGAAAACTCAAAAGCAAATTGAAGAAGAAATTGTAGAAATAGGTGAGAGGACTGTTATTGATTTGGGTATTCACGGTTTGCATCCCGAATTGATAAGGATGGTAGGTCGTATGAGATACCGTTCTTCTTATGGTCAGAACTTATTGCAACACTCCAGGGAGGTAGCTAACTTCTGTGCTACAATGGCCTCAGAATTAGGTTTAAATGCCAAATTGGCTAAAAGAGCTGGGCTTTTACATGATATTGGAAAGGTGCCAGACGACAATCCGGAATTACCTCATGCAATATTAGGTATGCAATTGGCAGAGAAATATAAGGAGCATCCTGATGTTTGTAATGCTATTGGTGCTCACCATGACGAAATTGAAATGACATCTTTAATTTCTCCAATTGTACAGGCCTGTGATGCTATTTCTGGCGCAAGACCAGGTGCAAGAAGAGAAGTAGTGGAAAGCTATATCCGCAGGTTGAAAGAGTTGGAAAGTTTGGCTATGTCTTATCCGGGAGTAGAGAAAACGTTTGCGATTCAGGCGGGTAGAGAGCTTAGGGTTGTTGTAGAGAGCGAGAAAATCAGCGATGCTCAATCAGAGATTTTAGCAGCGGATATATCCAACAGAATTCAAACAGAAATGACTTATCCGGGGCAAATCAAGGTTACGGTAATCAGAGAAACAAGGTCTGTGGCTTACGCGAAATAA
- the pheT gene encoding phenylalanine--tRNA ligase subunit beta has protein sequence MKISYNWLKQFLDINSTPEEISKILTAIGLEVESLEKVQAVPGGLEGLVIGYVKEAIQHPNADRLRVTKVDVGLGEDLQVVCGAPNVSAGQKVVVATVGTTVYPNTGEPFKINKSKIRGEVSEGMICAEDEIGLGESHDGIMVLADDAKIGMPAKEFFNLNDDYLFEIGLTPNRADAASHLGVARDIAAFLEIPVKKSDVEAFKIESTVSPIVVEVADENLAQRYSGVSISGISVKESPQWLKEKLAVIGVRSINNVVDVTNYVLHDLGQPLHAFDAKEIIGNKVVVKTAEEGRSFVTLDGVERKLTASDLIIYNAEEPMCIAGVFGGLNSGVKESTTDIFLESAYFNAVSVRKTSKRFGLKTDSSFRFERGTDPEITVYALKRAALLIQEVAGGTISSEIFDHYPKPVTDFKVNLSINHVNRLIGQEIGEEKIKSIIRSLGIRILSENDGELSLSVPSYKVDVTRDVDVIEEVLRIYGYDNIAIPNKVNASLNYTSKPDRESVQQTISDLLSANGFYEILSNSLTKSAYSKDLDHAVKILNPLSSDLDVMRQSMIFSGLEAVAYNSNRKNSDLKFYEFGKIYAVYEDKYVETPELAVFITGKANQATWNSSAAHTDFYSIKSVVDNILARLNIVNLNSDELNDEDFAYGVKYNKGQKTLVKFGAVSGSALKQADVDKPVFAAVFDWNLVLTVIRSNKITYKEVSKFPAVRRDLSMLIDTNVTFEQLKRIAVKTEKNLLKAVDVFDVYQGDKLPAGKKSYALSFVLQDEEKTLADKQIDAVMQKIILNLEKESGAEIRK, from the coding sequence ATGAAAATCTCATATAATTGGTTAAAGCAATTTTTAGATATTAACTCAACACCAGAGGAGATTTCTAAAATATTGACAGCTATAGGTTTAGAGGTAGAAAGCTTGGAAAAGGTGCAAGCCGTACCGGGTGGATTAGAAGGTTTGGTGATTGGCTATGTAAAAGAAGCGATTCAACATCCTAATGCAGATAGATTAAGGGTTACTAAAGTAGATGTAGGTCTTGGAGAAGATTTACAGGTAGTTTGCGGTGCTCCTAATGTTTCAGCGGGACAAAAAGTAGTAGTCGCAACGGTAGGTACCACTGTGTATCCAAATACGGGAGAGCCCTTCAAAATCAATAAATCCAAAATCAGGGGAGAGGTGTCTGAGGGAATGATTTGTGCAGAGGACGAAATCGGTTTGGGTGAATCTCATGATGGGATTATGGTTTTAGCCGACGATGCTAAAATTGGGATGCCTGCAAAAGAATTCTTTAATCTGAATGATGATTATTTATTTGAGATCGGTCTGACTCCAAACAGAGCTGATGCTGCTTCTCATTTAGGTGTGGCAAGAGATATAGCCGCATTTCTGGAAATACCTGTAAAGAAATCGGATGTTGAAGCCTTTAAAATTGAATCAACAGTATCTCCTATTGTTGTGGAGGTTGCCGATGAAAATCTGGCACAGAGGTACAGTGGTGTTAGTATTTCCGGAATATCGGTTAAAGAATCACCACAATGGTTAAAAGAAAAACTTGCTGTTATTGGCGTAAGAAGTATTAATAATGTTGTAGATGTGACTAATTATGTTTTACATGACTTGGGACAGCCTCTACATGCTTTTGATGCCAAAGAAATAATAGGTAATAAAGTTGTTGTGAAGACGGCTGAGGAAGGAAGATCTTTTGTAACCTTGGATGGCGTAGAACGTAAATTGACTGCCAGTGATCTAATTATTTACAATGCCGAAGAACCCATGTGTATTGCTGGAGTTTTTGGCGGATTGAATTCGGGAGTTAAGGAGTCTACAACAGATATATTTTTAGAAAGTGCCTATTTTAATGCTGTTTCTGTAAGAAAGACATCAAAGAGATTTGGACTAAAAACAGATTCTTCTTTTAGGTTTGAAAGAGGTACTGATCCTGAAATTACAGTTTATGCTTTGAAAAGAGCTGCTTTACTAATTCAGGAAGTTGCAGGAGGTACGATCTCTTCTGAGATTTTTGATCATTATCCGAAGCCTGTGACTGATTTTAAGGTTAATCTGTCTATAAATCATGTAAACCGATTGATAGGGCAGGAAATTGGAGAAGAAAAGATAAAATCTATTATCCGTAGTCTTGGTATCCGTATTTTGTCTGAAAATGATGGCGAATTAAGCTTAAGTGTGCCGTCTTACAAAGTGGACGTAACAAGAGATGTGGATGTGATTGAAGAGGTACTTAGGATTTATGGTTACGATAATATTGCGATTCCCAATAAAGTAAATGCATCGTTAAATTATACTTCAAAACCAGATAGAGAAAGTGTACAACAAACAATCTCTGATTTGCTTTCTGCTAATGGATTCTACGAAATACTCTCCAACTCGTTGACTAAGTCTGCATATTCAAAAGATTTAGACCATGCCGTGAAGATTTTAAATCCATTAAGTTCTGATTTGGATGTGATGCGCCAGTCTATGATCTTTTCTGGGCTGGAAGCAGTGGCTTATAATAGTAATCGTAAAAATTCCGATCTGAAATTCTATGAGTTTGGAAAGATTTATGCGGTTTATGAAGATAAATATGTAGAAACTCCTGAATTGGCTGTTTTTATTACAGGGAAAGCTAATCAGGCTACATGGAATTCATCTGCTGCTCATACAGATTTTTATAGTATCAAGTCTGTTGTCGACAATATTTTAGCCCGATTGAATATTGTGAATCTGAATTCTGATGAGTTAAATGATGAAGATTTTGCATATGGGGTGAAGTATAATAAGGGGCAGAAAACTTTGGTTAAATTTGGTGCTGTTTCTGGCTCTGCATTGAAACAGGCGGATGTTGATAAGCCAGTTTTTGCAGCAGTATTTGATTGGAATCTGGTCCTTACTGTTATCAGAAGTAATAAAATCACTTACAAAGAGGTTTCTAAGTTTCCTGCTGTAAGAAGAGATTTGTCTATGTTGATTGATACAAACGTTACTTTTGAGCAATTGAAACGTATTGCTGTGAAAACAGAAAAGAATCTTTTGAAAGCTGTAGATGTTTTTGATGTTTATCAGGGAGATAAATTGCCGGCAGGTAAAAAATCCTACGCATTGAGTTTTGTTTTACAGGATGAAGAAAAAACACTTGCTGATAAACAGATTGATGCAGTAATGCAAAAAATAATTCTTAACTTAGAAAAAGAATCAGGTGCAGAAATTAGAAAATAG
- a CDS encoding GMC oxidoreductase: protein MAKNVYDAIVIGSGISGGWAAKELTEKGLKTIVLERGRNIEHIKDYTAATKAPWEFPHRGRRTQELIKEYPVLSRDYPLNEKNPDFWVNEKESPYVEVKRFDWFRGYHVGGRSLMWGRQSYRWSDLDFEANLKEGIAVDWPVRYKEIAPWYSYVEKFAGISGSKEGLSQLPDSEFLPAMEMNCVEKDVAARIKSNFNGYRDMIIGRVAHVTGPHLNRSNCQYRNKCVLGCPFGGYFSTQSSTLPAAMATGNLTLRPFSIVTRILYDKDTKKATGVEIIDAQTNETIEYKAKVIFVCASTLNSTWVLMNSATDVWEGGLGSSSGELGHNLMDHHFRTGASGEAEGYDDKYYFGRRPNGIYIPRFRNFRDDKRDYLRGFGYQGGASRDGWSREIAELSIGAELKEALSQPGPWKMGITGFGEILPYHENRISLDKNVKDKWGLPVLAIDAEIKENEKKMRIDMANDAKEMLEAAGLKNVRTHDSGYGFGQGIHEMGTARMGHDPKTSVLNKYNQVWDAKNVFVTDGSFMTSGACVNPSLTYMAFTARAVDYAVSELKKKNI, encoded by the coding sequence ATGGCGAAAAATGTTTATGATGCAATAGTCATTGGATCAGGAATTTCTGGCGGATGGGCAGCCAAAGAGCTCACAGAAAAGGGACTTAAAACAATTGTTTTAGAAAGAGGGCGAAATATAGAGCACATTAAAGACTATACAGCGGCTACCAAAGCGCCCTGGGAGTTTCCTCATAGAGGAAGAAGGACACAAGAACTTATCAAAGAATACCCGGTATTAAGCAGAGATTATCCTTTAAATGAGAAGAACCCGGACTTTTGGGTAAACGAAAAGGAATCTCCATACGTAGAGGTTAAAAGGTTTGACTGGTTTAGAGGTTATCATGTTGGTGGGAGATCATTGATGTGGGGAAGACAATCTTACCGTTGGTCTGATCTTGATTTCGAGGCAAATCTGAAAGAAGGGATTGCGGTTGACTGGCCTGTTCGTTATAAAGAAATAGCGCCGTGGTATAGTTACGTTGAAAAGTTTGCAGGTATAAGTGGCTCAAAAGAAGGATTATCCCAACTTCCGGATAGTGAGTTTTTGCCGGCAATGGAAATGAACTGTGTAGAAAAAGATGTTGCTGCGCGTATAAAATCGAATTTTAACGGTTACAGGGATATGATTATCGGTCGTGTAGCTCATGTTACTGGTCCGCATTTAAACAGAAGCAATTGCCAATATAGAAACAAATGTGTTTTAGGTTGTCCTTTCGGTGGATATTTTAGTACGCAATCTTCTACATTACCTGCTGCCATGGCTACTGGTAATCTCACGCTGCGACCTTTCTCTATTGTTACAAGAATATTATATGATAAGGATACAAAAAAAGCAACAGGAGTAGAGATTATTGATGCTCAAACCAACGAAACTATAGAATACAAAGCTAAAGTTATTTTCGTTTGTGCTTCTACGTTAAATTCTACCTGGGTACTTATGAATTCTGCAACAGATGTTTGGGAAGGTGGATTAGGAAGTAGCAGTGGTGAGTTGGGACACAACCTGATGGATCATCACTTCAGAACGGGAGCTTCGGGAGAAGCAGAAGGTTATGATGATAAATATTATTTTGGAAGAAGACCTAATGGAATTTATATTCCCCGATTCAGAAACTTCAGAGACGATAAACGTGATTATTTAAGAGGTTTTGGATATCAGGGAGGAGCTAGCAGAGATGGTTGGAGCCGTGAAATTGCAGAACTAAGTATAGGTGCTGAACTTAAAGAAGCTTTATCTCAACCGGGGCCGTGGAAGATGGGAATTACCGGATTCGGTGAGATTCTTCCATATCACGAAAATCGTATTTCCTTAGATAAAAATGTCAAAGATAAATGGGGATTACCTGTTTTAGCTATTGATGCAGAAATAAAGGAAAACGAGAAAAAAATGCGTATTGATATGGCGAATGATGCCAAAGAAATGCTGGAAGCAGCAGGACTTAAAAACGTTCGTACACATGATTCAGGATATGGGTTTGGACAGGGTATTCATGAAATGGGAACAGCAAGAATGGGACATGATCCAAAAACGTCTGTTTTAAATAAATATAACCAGGTTTGGGATGCTAAAAACGTATTTGTTACAGATGGTTCTTTCATGACTTCCGGAGCTTGTGTTAATCCCTCCTTAACTTATATGGCGTTTACTGCAAGGGCCGTAGATTACGCGGTTTCTGAATTAAAGAAAAAGAATATTTGA
- a CDS encoding cell division protein ZapA, translating to MGDISIKINIADRVYPLKIDADEEELVRRAAKLINDRIKEFQENYAVKDKQDLLSMCVLHYATSSLKAEKKASNEDTDLAEKVYNLDSVLTDFFREDK from the coding sequence ATGGGAGATATCTCCATAAAGATAAATATTGCTGATCGTGTCTATCCTTTAAAGATAGATGCTGATGAAGAGGAATTAGTGCGGAGGGCTGCTAAATTGATAAATGACCGTATAAAAGAATTTCAGGAAAATTATGCGGTGAAAGACAAGCAAGATTTGCTTTCGATGTGTGTGCTGCATTATGCTACATCCTCTTTGAAAGCAGAAAAAAAGGCTAGTAACGAGGATACGGATCTGGCTGAGAAGGTTTACAATTTAGATAGCGTGTTGACAGATTTTTTTAGGGAAGATAAATAA
- a CDS encoding ankyrin repeat domain-containing protein yields the protein MKKLLVVMSLCALSVMAFAQDNIFLAAKMNNVQSLQFYKEQGVSLDTLDVIGFSPLFLAIYNNQQDAFEYLLEAGASMILPDKSGNCPLMGAIFTSNEDFVSLLLDKGANVNQSNNNGTTPLMLAVTLQRIDIIKILLSHKAKTNKKDISGNDALGLAKSMGNQEVIDLLSSKRSRKPEKQRIVEKSTSNRESYAI from the coding sequence ATGAAGAAGTTGTTAGTTGTTATGTCATTATGTGCGTTGTCCGTAATGGCTTTTGCACAAGATAATATATTTTTAGCTGCTAAAATGAATAATGTCCAGTCTTTGCAGTTTTATAAAGAACAAGGTGTATCGTTAGATACATTGGACGTGATTGGATTTTCTCCGCTTTTTTTGGCGATTTACAACAATCAACAGGATGCTTTTGAGTATTTATTAGAGGCAGGTGCGTCTATGATTTTGCCGGACAAAAGTGGGAATTGCCCTTTAATGGGAGCAATATTTACCTCAAATGAGGATTTCGTTTCTTTGTTGTTGGATAAAGGAGCCAATGTAAATCAGTCGAATAATAATGGAACTACTCCGCTTATGCTTGCTGTAACCTTACAAAGGATAGATATTATCAAGATTTTGCTTTCTCATAAGGCAAAGACCAATAAAAAAGACATTTCGGGGAACGACGCCTTAGGTTTAGCCAAATCTATGGGGAATCAGGAAGTGATAGATTTGCTTTCTTCTAAAAGAAGTAGAAAGCCGGAAAAGCAGCGTATTGTGGAAAAAAGTACATCAAATAGGGAAAGCTACGCTATATAA
- a CDS encoding phenylalanyl-tRNA synthetase subunit beta produces the protein MSVLAKKLDHVLDRTQDLIKLAKALQEHNDLLSLENQSLKVALTTSEDKRKELEETVRVLKLAKSLEGTNEKTLDIKQKINEFVREIDKCIVLLKK, from the coding sequence ATGTCTGTTTTAGCAAAAAAATTAGATCATGTTCTGGACCGCACCCAGGATTTGATAAAATTGGCAAAGGCTTTACAGGAACATAATGACCTTTTAAGTCTTGAAAATCAATCCTTAAAGGTTGCTTTGACAACCAGTGAGGATAAACGAAAAGAGCTGGAAGAAACGGTTCGTGTTTTGAAGCTAGCGAAGAGTCTTGAAGGGACAAATGAAAAAACACTTGACATAAAACAAAAAATTAACGAATTTGTGCGGGAAATAGATAAATGTATTGTATTACTTAAAAAGTAA